Genomic DNA from Lactococcus garvieae:
CCTAAGCCGCCTGCTTGATAGTGAGCTTTCATTTCAGCGATTGTTTCGGCATCTTCTTCACGACCAAACACATCTAGATAGTGGAAAACCATATTTCCTTCAATTTTACCTGGATCTTCAACTTTGATATGATCAGGGTCAGTGTACATGCTCATTACTTTCTTTTTAAGTGTATCCATGTCGTCTGCAAGGTAAATACCGTTACCTAAAGACTTAGACATTTTAGCATTGCCATCTAGACCAGGTAGGCGACCAGCGGCTTCATTTTCTGGATAAAGACCTTCAGGTTCAACTAAGACATCACAGTCATAAGCATTGTTAAATGAGCGAGCAATTTCACGACATTGTTCAATCATTGGCTTTTGGTCGTTGCCTACAGGAACAAGATTAGCTTTGAAAGCCGTAATATCTGCTGCTTGAGCGATAGGGTAAACCAAGAAACCAGCAGGAATAGATTCACCAAAGGCTTTTTGAGCTATTTCTGTTTTAACTGTTGGATTGCGTTCAAGGCGTGCTAAAGATACTAAGTTCATATAGTACATTGAAAGTTCAGCAAGTTCAGGGATTTGTGATTGGATAAAGAGGGTTGATTTCTCCGGATCCAAACCTGCTGCTAAATAATCCAAGGTAACATCACCCACAGATTGAATAATTTTTCCGGGATCTTTTGCATGATCTGTGAGTGCTTGCTGGTCGGCAAGGAAAACAAACATGTTATAGTTGCCGGTATTTTGTAAGATAACTCGGTTTTTGAGAGAGCCCACATAGTGGCCGATATGGAGTTTTCCCGTAGGACGGTCGCCCGTTAAGATTGTAGGTTTATTCATAAGTATTATCTCCTTTTTATAGTGTGATTTAAGAACAAAAAACGCCCGTAGAGCATTGTAAAAAAACTCTACGGGCGTTATCACGCGGTACCACCGTAATTTGAAATTCTTTGAATTTCCTCTGGCTCGTCAAGAAACGAGTGCTTTTTTAACGGGAGCAGCCGTGATTTATATTGCTTAAAATCATCATTTATTGTCAGTCCATTCACTTTTCTAAAAACATTGACTCGCACCACCGTCAACTTCCTAAAGAATTTTATGAAAAGCTACTCTTCTGATATTTGACATTCTACATTTAATTTCAAAAAATGTCAAATAAGTCTGAGCCCAATCTCTTGAAATGGCTATAATAAAAACCTATACTTTAAATATAAGCTCTCAAAATATTCAGAATATAGAAAAGGAGAAACATATGGCAAATGTATCAACAGCTTCAGCACAATGGCAAGGAGATTTGCAAAATGGTTCAGGCACAATCAGCCTTGACTCTTCACAAATTTTTACAGATACGCCTTATAATTTTGTAGCACGTGCAGAACATTCAGCTTCAATTACAACGCCTGAGGAACTTCTTGGTGCCGCTCATGCAGCCTGCTTTAGCATGGCCTTTTCACTACTTTTAAGTGAAAAGGGTTATAAAGTAAACAATATTTATACGCAAGCAGATGTTACTTTTGCGGTAACGGCGGATGGACCTGCTATTACGAAGATTCATTTGAAAAATCAATCTAAAATTGCGGGAATCTCGGATGATGAATTTCAAAAATTAGCTAAGGAAACGGAAGTTACGTGTCCCGTTTCTAAAGCTTTGGCCTCAGTACCCATTGAACTAGATGCAGAATTAGTTGTAGGTTAAACTTATACACATGTGGAAAATATTTCTACAAGATATTTTTTGCGAAGAGGCATGAAAATTAAAAAACAGTTATTCACATGTGAATAACTGTTTTTTATGTACTTTGTTTTCAATAATATTGTGGCGTGTAAAAAGATTAGACAAAAAGAGCAAAAGTTATTGAAACTGCTCATCCAAAAGTAAGATGTCAACGTACTGTCAAATATATTTACAGTGGTAGAAAAGGTGTTTCAGCTTAGTTTACGATAATAACAGTTAGAGGTATAAAGGATTGTTTTTTATAAACAATATTAAATTCTGTTTGCGTTTGGTTATCTTAGGCGGTCTTTTGCGATATTTGTAGTAGAATAGAGAGAGGAATTTCGCAAACCAACACCATAATAAAAGAAAAGTGAGCTTCTTAAAGAAGCTCGCGCCCTAGAAATGGGAGGTGCATGTATGCAAAAAATGAAAACCAACAAAAACGAAGTGCTAAAAGAACTAGCACAGCTAAATCGTGACGAGCTTTTTGAACGTTTAAACACCAACTTTACAGGTTTAAACGCTGAACAGGCTGAGGAACGCTTAGATGAATATGGCCCGAATGTAGTTGCCAGTCAAAAACCAACCCCCTGGTATATAATACTGCTTCATGCCTTTAAAAATCCCTTCGTTTTTGTCCTTGCTTTTTTGGCGGTTGTTTCCGCACTAACAGGCGATATGGAGGGAGCACTCTATATGTTGCTCATGGTAACCGTATCTGCAGGTGTAAGCTTTGTGCAGGAATATAAGTCACAAAAAGCTTCAATTGCTCTACATGAGATGATTGAAAATACGACAAATGTTAAACGGGGAGCGGAGAACTTCGAAATCCCCATGGATGAAGTAGTACCAGGTGATATTATCCAACTGCAAACTGGCGACATGATTCCAGCAGATGCCATTTTGCTGTCTCACCGCGATCTCTTTATCAATCAAGCCTCGTTGACAGGGGAGTCATTTCCTGTAGAAAAACGACTACCAGAAGACTTGGATGAAGATGAACAAATTGATTGGGAATTAACCTCCGCACTTGATGCCCCGAATATTCTCTTTATGGGAACGGATGTACTATCAGGTAATGGCGAAATATTAATCGTTAAAACAGGTGCTTCAACGATGTTTGGCGATATCGCCAGCAAGGCCACGGCTACAAAAATTGAATCTTCCTTTGACAAAGGTTTAAGTCGCGTAAGTCGTTTACTTTTAACCTTGGTTGCGATTATGTTCCCAGTTGTTTTAATCCTAAACTGGGTGACAAAAGGTGACTTTGAAACATCTTTCTTCTTTGCTATCGCTGTAGCAGTTGGGTTAACTCCAGAAATGTTACCAATGATTGTGAATGCTAATCTTGCTAAAGGGGCTGTAGCGCTTAGTAAAGAAAAAGTTATTGTTAAGAATCTGTCTGCCATTCAAAATCTTGGTTCAATGGACATTCTTTGTACTGACAAGACAGGGACGATTACGGAAGACCGTGTTGTCATGGTGGAGTATGTAAATTCACGAGGAGATAAAGCTGATGAAGTTCTAAATTCAGCTTACATTAACTCTAATTACCAAACGGGTTGGAAAAACTTGATGGATGTTGCGGTCATTGACTACTTTAAAAAGTTGGACCGGGAATTACCAGACGAAAATATAACTAAAGTAGACGAAATTCCTTTCGATTTTTCACGTCGCCTTTTATCTGTTGTTGTTAAAACGAATAATAAAAACTTGATGGTTACTAAAGGTGCTGTTGAGGAAATGCAAGCCATTTGTACCCATGTCATGGAAGATGGTAAGCGTGTCGAAATCACGGAGGAACGACTTGCAGAGATGAAGGAAGTCAACCGTGAGATGAATATGCAAGGCATGCGTGTACTCACAATAGCTGAGCGCATCATTTCCGACGATGAACTAGAAGATTTCGACTCTGCAAGTGAGCGTGATATGACACTTGTTGGCTTTATCGGTTTCCTTGATCCTGCTAAAGAATCAGCTGCAAAAGCAATTAGGAGTTTACAAGATCATGGTGTAACTGTAAAAGTGTTGACAGGTGATAATGCTATTGTTGCACAAAAAGTCTGTGAGGATGTCGGTATACCGGTTGACAGTTATTGCATCGGAAGTGAGATTGATCTCATGGATGATGAGGAACTCTTCAATACAGCGATGGAAGTCCACCTGTTTGCTAAGCTTAATCCCATGCAAAAAGCACGTATCATTGAGCTAATCCGTAAAGTACATACTGTTGGTTTTATGGGTGATGGGATAAACGATGCTCCAAGTTTACGCGCCGCTGATATAGGTATCTCTGTAGATACAGCAGCAGATATAACCAAAGATGCGTCCAATATTATCTTACTGGAAAAGAGTTTACAAGTATTGGAAACAGGTGTAACTGAAGGGCGTAAAGTCTTTACAAATATGATGAAGTATATTCGTATTACCTTATCTTCAAACTTTGGGAATGTCTTTTCTGTATTGGTGGCCAGTGCTTTCTTGCCTTTCCTACCGATGCTAAGTTTACAAATTTTAACTTTGAATCTCATCTATGATATGAGTCAACTTTCCATCCCTTGGGATAATGTGGATGAAGAAGATATTGCTCGACCAGTTAAATGGCAAACCAAAGGTCTTGCTCGCTTTGCCTTTATTGTAGGTCCAGTATCTTCCATCTTTGATATCATTACTTTCCTTGTATTATGGTATGTTTTTGGTTTCAATACAGTTGCGCATGCGAGTCTTTTCCAAGCAGGGTGGTTTGCAGTCAGCTTAGGAACACAGGCTTTGGCCTTCCATATCCTACGTACGAAAAAGGTTCCTTTCTTACAAAGCAAACCTTCGTTACCAGTTATTTTCACAACCATTGGTGCTTTTGTCGTTGGATTTATATTGATTCTAGGCTCTTTTGGATCAATTATTGATTTAGCCCATCTGCCAGTTGCCTTTTTCTTCTATTGGGGCATAATCATCATTGCTTATCTCTTATTCTTACAGTTCGTAAAAAATATTTACTACAAGAGATACAAATAACAAAAAAGCTTTGCCTCTAGGGTAAAGCTTTTTTTTATTCTTTCTCTTCAAAGTGTTTGACGAGTTGACCAGTAACATCTGTATCAAGCATACGCTGGATTTGGCGAATGGCTGAAACGATAGCTTCGGGGCTCGAATTGCCGTGTGCTTTGATGACTGGAGCCTTTACACCAACTAGCGCTGCACCGCCGGCGCTGTCTGTACCCATGGTATCTTTGAGTTTACTCAATTCTTTCTTAACCAGAGCGCCACCAATCTTGGTAGAGAAACCACCATTCATGATACCGTTTTTAATCTGACGCATGAGGACACTCGCAGTACCTTCAATCGCCTTCAGCACAGCGTTTCCCGTGAAACCATCTGCAACAACCACATCAGCAGCGCCTGTCAAAATATCGCGAGACTCAATATTTCCGATGAAATTAATACCTTCAATATCTGAAAGAAGAGCATGTGCTTCCTTAATCATGGTAGAGCCTTTCGATTCTTCTGAACCGTTGGAAAGAAGAGCTACACGAGGATTTTTCACACCACGAACATTCGCAGCATAATAGCTTCCCAAAACAGCAAAATCTGCCAGATGTTCAGGTTTATTTTCAGCATTTGCCCCAAGGTCTAACATATCAAAGCCTGTGCCATCAGCAGTCGGTAAGGTACTCATCAGTGCAGGACGGTCGATTTGTTTGATACGTCCGACGATGAAGAGACCAGCCGCAAGGAGAGCCCCAGTATTTCCTGCCGAAAGAACAGCATCAGCTTGATCATCTTTAACTGCCTTTACGGCACGGACAAGAGAACTATCTTTTTTCTTACGAATAGCTTTGACAGGCTCATCATGAAAGTCAATAAGTTCAGTTGTTGCAATAATTTTTACATTTTTTTCATCTTCTAGATGGGCCTTAATAGCTTCAGGATTTCCATAGAGTTGAAATTCTATATTTGGAAATTCTTTTTTTGCTAAATTAATTCCTTTGACGATTGACTCGGGCGCAAAGTCTCCACCCATAGCATCGATTGCGATTCTCATAGTATTACCCTCCGATAACTTCTCTGTTCAATTATAGCGAAAATCTGTTTTTTTAGCCAATATGATTGGGCTTAGAATTAAGAATACAAAAAAACATGAGAC
This window encodes:
- the mgtA gene encoding magnesium-translocating P-type ATPase; its protein translation is MQKMKTNKNEVLKELAQLNRDELFERLNTNFTGLNAEQAEERLDEYGPNVVASQKPTPWYIILLHAFKNPFVFVLAFLAVVSALTGDMEGALYMLLMVTVSAGVSFVQEYKSQKASIALHEMIENTTNVKRGAENFEIPMDEVVPGDIIQLQTGDMIPADAILLSHRDLFINQASLTGESFPVEKRLPEDLDEDEQIDWELTSALDAPNILFMGTDVLSGNGEILIVKTGASTMFGDIASKATATKIESSFDKGLSRVSRLLLTLVAIMFPVVLILNWVTKGDFETSFFFAIAVAVGLTPEMLPMIVNANLAKGAVALSKEKVIVKNLSAIQNLGSMDILCTDKTGTITEDRVVMVEYVNSRGDKADEVLNSAYINSNYQTGWKNLMDVAVIDYFKKLDRELPDENITKVDEIPFDFSRRLLSVVVKTNNKNLMVTKGAVEEMQAICTHVMEDGKRVEITEERLAEMKEVNREMNMQGMRVLTIAERIISDDELEDFDSASERDMTLVGFIGFLDPAKESAAKAIRSLQDHGVTVKVLTGDNAIVAQKVCEDVGIPVDSYCIGSEIDLMDDEELFNTAMEVHLFAKLNPMQKARIIELIRKVHTVGFMGDGINDAPSLRAADIGISVDTAADITKDASNIILLEKSLQVLETGVTEGRKVFTNMMKYIRITLSSNFGNVFSVLVASAFLPFLPMLSLQILTLNLIYDMSQLSIPWDNVDEEDIARPVKWQTKGLARFAFIVGPVSSIFDIITFLVLWYVFGFNTVAHASLFQAGWFAVSLGTQALAFHILRTKKVPFLQSKPSLPVIFTTIGAFVVGFILILGSFGSIIDLAHLPVAFFFYWGIIIIAYLLFLQFVKNIYYKRYK
- a CDS encoding OsmC family protein, which gives rise to MANVSTASAQWQGDLQNGSGTISLDSSQIFTDTPYNFVARAEHSASITTPEELLGAAHAACFSMAFSLLLSEKGYKVNNIYTQADVTFAVTADGPAITKIHLKNQSKIAGISDDEFQKLAKETEVTCPVSKALASVPIELDAELVVG
- the trpS gene encoding tryptophan--tRNA ligase, whose translation is MNKPTILTGDRPTGKLHIGHYVGSLKNRVILQNTGNYNMFVFLADQQALTDHAKDPGKIIQSVGDVTLDYLAAGLDPEKSTLFIQSQIPELAELSMYYMNLVSLARLERNPTVKTEIAQKAFGESIPAGFLVYPIAQAADITAFKANLVPVGNDQKPMIEQCREIARSFNNAYDCDVLVEPEGLYPENEAAGRLPGLDGNAKMSKSLGNGIYLADDMDTLKKKVMSMYTDPDHIKVEDPGKIEGNMVFHYLDVFGREEDAETIAEMKAHYQAGGLGDVKTKRYLLDILDRELSPIRERRIEFAKDMGAVYDILKEGSEKARAVAANTLSEVKSAMGINYFDTK
- the plsX gene encoding phosphate acyltransferase PlsX produces the protein MRIAIDAMGGDFAPESIVKGINLAKKEFPNIEFQLYGNPEAIKAHLEDEKNVKIIATTELIDFHDEPVKAIRKKKDSSLVRAVKAVKDDQADAVLSAGNTGALLAAGLFIVGRIKQIDRPALMSTLPTADGTGFDMLDLGANAENKPEHLADFAVLGSYYAANVRGVKNPRVALLSNGSEESKGSTMIKEAHALLSDIEGINFIGNIESRDILTGAADVVVADGFTGNAVLKAIEGTASVLMRQIKNGIMNGGFSTKIGGALVKKELSKLKDTMGTDSAGGAALVGVKAPVIKAHGNSSPEAIVSAIRQIQRMLDTDVTGQLVKHFEEKE